The proteins below are encoded in one region of Tursiops truncatus isolate mTurTru1 chromosome 12, mTurTru1.mat.Y, whole genome shotgun sequence:
- the FBXO5 gene encoding F-box only protein 5 isoform X4: protein MSRCPCSCSPRPPSGSCRCSYGVLTAAGRPRSLDGCKEESSTVSVKMKCDFNYNHVHSGIKPVKPDDSRRQGSDTTANLEGSYKDFIKDYERLSDIGSPIVSPRIVELETESKPLHNKENLHVQQTLNSSNDIEELETSGPYEDSGYSSFSQQSGLNEHEDSSLPLVENFSDSPQSCLLRTQSPDQYPNKNLLPALHFEKVVCSTLKKNCKRNPKIDWEKLKEFISSGNFRLQNIIGRKMGLDCVDILSELFRRGLKHLLGNILTQLSDMDLINVSKVSTTWKKILEDDKGALQLYNNAIQRITAARTLKKNESLKACIRCNSPAKYDCYLQRATCKREGCGFDYCTRCLCNYHTTEDCSNGKPLKASYKMGPLPGTKKSKKNLRRL, encoded by the exons GTTGTAAAGAAGAAAGTTCCACTGTCTCTGTCAAAATGAAGTGTGATTTTAACTATAACCATGTTCATTCTGGAATTAAACCGGTAAAGCCTGATGACAGTAGAAGACAAGGTTCCGACACTACTGCGAATTTGGAAGGTTCTTATAAAGACTTCATTAAAGACTATGAAAGGTTATCAGATATTGGGTCACCGATTGTGAGCCCCAGGATTGTAGAACTTGAAACTGAGAGCAAGCCCTTGCATAATAAGGAAAATCTACATGTACAGCAAACACTTAATAGTTCAAATGACATAGAAGAACTAGAGACCAGCGGACCTTATGAAGacagtggctactcttcattttccCAGCAAAGTGGCCTCAATGAACATGAAGACAGTAGCCTTCCCCTGGTGGAAAATTTCAGTGACAGTCCACAATCTTGCCTGCTACGGACACAAAGCCCAGACCAATATCCCAACAAAAACTTGCTGCCGGctcttcattttgaaaaagtggtttgttcaacattaaaaaaaaattgtaaacgaAATCCTAAAATAGATTGGGAGAAGCTCAAGGAATTTATATCCAGTGGAAATTTTAGACTACAGAATATAATTGGCAGGAAAATGGGCCTAGACTGTGTAGATATTCTCAGTGAACTCTTTCGAAGGGGACTCAAACATCTCTTAGGAAATATTTTGACACAGCTCAGTGATATGGACTTAATCAA TGTGTCTAAAGTGAGCACAACTTGGAAGAAGATTCTAGAAGATGATAAGGGGGCATTGCAGTTGTACAATAATGCAATACAAAGAATTACC gcTGCCAgaactttgaaaaagaatgagaGCCTCAAAGCCTGTATTCGCTGTAATTCACCTGCAAAATACGATTGTTATTTACAACGGGCAACCTGTAAACGAGAGGGCTGTGGATTTGATTATTGCACAAGGTGCCTGTGTAATTATCATACCACTGAAGACTGTTCAAATGGCAAGCCCCTAAAAGCCAGTTATAAAATGGGTCCTTTGCCTGGTACtaagaaaagcaagaagaatTTACGACGA
- the FBXO5 gene encoding F-box only protein 5 isoform X1 — MSRCPCSCSPRPPSGSCRCSYGVLTAAGRPRSLDGCKEESSTVSVKMKCDFNYNHVHSGIKPVKPDDSRRQGSDTTANLEGSYKDFIKDYERLSDIGSPIVSPRIVELETESKPLHNKENLHVQQTLNSSNDIEELETSGPYEDSGYSSFSQQSGLNEHEDSSLPLVENFSDSPQSCLLRTQSPDQYPNKNLLPALHFEKVVCSTLKKNCKRNPKIDWEKLKEFISSGNFRLQNIIGRKMGLDCVDILSELFRRGLKHLLGNILTQLSDMDLINVSKVSTTWKKILEDDKGALQLYNNAIQRITEKNIKFSPHASTRDYVLFRTPLVSVQKSATQTLPKKEARTKLPDPGDQKGSTYSRHSEFSEAARTLKKNESLKACIRCNSPAKYDCYLQRATCKREGCGFDYCTRCLCNYHTTEDCSNGKPLKASYKMGPLPGTKKSKKNLRRL, encoded by the exons GTTGTAAAGAAGAAAGTTCCACTGTCTCTGTCAAAATGAAGTGTGATTTTAACTATAACCATGTTCATTCTGGAATTAAACCGGTAAAGCCTGATGACAGTAGAAGACAAGGTTCCGACACTACTGCGAATTTGGAAGGTTCTTATAAAGACTTCATTAAAGACTATGAAAGGTTATCAGATATTGGGTCACCGATTGTGAGCCCCAGGATTGTAGAACTTGAAACTGAGAGCAAGCCCTTGCATAATAAGGAAAATCTACATGTACAGCAAACACTTAATAGTTCAAATGACATAGAAGAACTAGAGACCAGCGGACCTTATGAAGacagtggctactcttcattttccCAGCAAAGTGGCCTCAATGAACATGAAGACAGTAGCCTTCCCCTGGTGGAAAATTTCAGTGACAGTCCACAATCTTGCCTGCTACGGACACAAAGCCCAGACCAATATCCCAACAAAAACTTGCTGCCGGctcttcattttgaaaaagtggtttgttcaacattaaaaaaaaattgtaaacgaAATCCTAAAATAGATTGGGAGAAGCTCAAGGAATTTATATCCAGTGGAAATTTTAGACTACAGAATATAATTGGCAGGAAAATGGGCCTAGACTGTGTAGATATTCTCAGTGAACTCTTTCGAAGGGGACTCAAACATCTCTTAGGAAATATTTTGACACAGCTCAGTGATATGGACTTAATCAA TGTGTCTAAAGTGAGCACAACTTGGAAGAAGATTCTAGAAGATGATAAGGGGGCATTGCAGTTGTACAATAATGCAATACAAAGAATTACC gaaaagaaCATTAAGTTTTCACCACACGCTTCAACCAGAGACTATGTTTTATTCAGAACCCCATTAGTATCTGTGCAAAAGTCAGCCACCCAGACTCTCCCCAAAAAAGAAGCTCGAACCAAGTTACCTGATCCAGGTGATCAGAAAGGTTCTACTTACAGTCGACACAGTGAATTCTCTGag gcTGCCAgaactttgaaaaagaatgagaGCCTCAAAGCCTGTATTCGCTGTAATTCACCTGCAAAATACGATTGTTATTTACAACGGGCAACCTGTAAACGAGAGGGCTGTGGATTTGATTATTGCACAAGGTGCCTGTGTAATTATCATACCACTGAAGACTGTTCAAATGGCAAGCCCCTAAAAGCCAGTTATAAAATGGGTCCTTTGCCTGGTACtaagaaaagcaagaagaatTTACGACGA
- the FBXO5 gene encoding F-box only protein 5 isoform X2, with protein sequence MRGCKEESSTVSVKMKCDFNYNHVHSGIKPVKPDDSRRQGSDTTANLEGSYKDFIKDYERLSDIGSPIVSPRIVELETESKPLHNKENLHVQQTLNSSNDIEELETSGPYEDSGYSSFSQQSGLNEHEDSSLPLVENFSDSPQSCLLRTQSPDQYPNKNLLPALHFEKVVCSTLKKNCKRNPKIDWEKLKEFISSGNFRLQNIIGRKMGLDCVDILSELFRRGLKHLLGNILTQLSDMDLINVSKVSTTWKKILEDDKGALQLYNNAIQRITEKNIKFSPHASTRDYVLFRTPLVSVQKSATQTLPKKEARTKLPDPGDQKGSTYSRHSEFSEAARTLKKNESLKACIRCNSPAKYDCYLQRATCKREGCGFDYCTRCLCNYHTTEDCSNGKPLKASYKMGPLPGTKKSKKNLRRL encoded by the exons GTTGTAAAGAAGAAAGTTCCACTGTCTCTGTCAAAATGAAGTGTGATTTTAACTATAACCATGTTCATTCTGGAATTAAACCGGTAAAGCCTGATGACAGTAGAAGACAAGGTTCCGACACTACTGCGAATTTGGAAGGTTCTTATAAAGACTTCATTAAAGACTATGAAAGGTTATCAGATATTGGGTCACCGATTGTGAGCCCCAGGATTGTAGAACTTGAAACTGAGAGCAAGCCCTTGCATAATAAGGAAAATCTACATGTACAGCAAACACTTAATAGTTCAAATGACATAGAAGAACTAGAGACCAGCGGACCTTATGAAGacagtggctactcttcattttccCAGCAAAGTGGCCTCAATGAACATGAAGACAGTAGCCTTCCCCTGGTGGAAAATTTCAGTGACAGTCCACAATCTTGCCTGCTACGGACACAAAGCCCAGACCAATATCCCAACAAAAACTTGCTGCCGGctcttcattttgaaaaagtggtttgttcaacattaaaaaaaaattgtaaacgaAATCCTAAAATAGATTGGGAGAAGCTCAAGGAATTTATATCCAGTGGAAATTTTAGACTACAGAATATAATTGGCAGGAAAATGGGCCTAGACTGTGTAGATATTCTCAGTGAACTCTTTCGAAGGGGACTCAAACATCTCTTAGGAAATATTTTGACACAGCTCAGTGATATGGACTTAATCAA TGTGTCTAAAGTGAGCACAACTTGGAAGAAGATTCTAGAAGATGATAAGGGGGCATTGCAGTTGTACAATAATGCAATACAAAGAATTACC gaaaagaaCATTAAGTTTTCACCACACGCTTCAACCAGAGACTATGTTTTATTCAGAACCCCATTAGTATCTGTGCAAAAGTCAGCCACCCAGACTCTCCCCAAAAAAGAAGCTCGAACCAAGTTACCTGATCCAGGTGATCAGAAAGGTTCTACTTACAGTCGACACAGTGAATTCTCTGag gcTGCCAgaactttgaaaaagaatgagaGCCTCAAAGCCTGTATTCGCTGTAATTCACCTGCAAAATACGATTGTTATTTACAACGGGCAACCTGTAAACGAGAGGGCTGTGGATTTGATTATTGCACAAGGTGCCTGTGTAATTATCATACCACTGAAGACTGTTCAAATGGCAAGCCCCTAAAAGCCAGTTATAAAATGGGTCCTTTGCCTGGTACtaagaaaagcaagaagaatTTACGACGA
- the FBXO5 gene encoding F-box only protein 5 isoform X3: protein MKCDFNYNHVHSGIKPVKPDDSRRQGSDTTANLEGSYKDFIKDYERLSDIGSPIVSPRIVELETESKPLHNKENLHVQQTLNSSNDIEELETSGPYEDSGYSSFSQQSGLNEHEDSSLPLVENFSDSPQSCLLRTQSPDQYPNKNLLPALHFEKVVCSTLKKNCKRNPKIDWEKLKEFISSGNFRLQNIIGRKMGLDCVDILSELFRRGLKHLLGNILTQLSDMDLINVSKVSTTWKKILEDDKGALQLYNNAIQRITEKNIKFSPHASTRDYVLFRTPLVSVQKSATQTLPKKEARTKLPDPGDQKGSTYSRHSEFSEAARTLKKNESLKACIRCNSPAKYDCYLQRATCKREGCGFDYCTRCLCNYHTTEDCSNGKPLKASYKMGPLPGTKKSKKNLRRL, encoded by the exons ATGAAGTGTGATTTTAACTATAACCATGTTCATTCTGGAATTAAACCGGTAAAGCCTGATGACAGTAGAAGACAAGGTTCCGACACTACTGCGAATTTGGAAGGTTCTTATAAAGACTTCATTAAAGACTATGAAAGGTTATCAGATATTGGGTCACCGATTGTGAGCCCCAGGATTGTAGAACTTGAAACTGAGAGCAAGCCCTTGCATAATAAGGAAAATCTACATGTACAGCAAACACTTAATAGTTCAAATGACATAGAAGAACTAGAGACCAGCGGACCTTATGAAGacagtggctactcttcattttccCAGCAAAGTGGCCTCAATGAACATGAAGACAGTAGCCTTCCCCTGGTGGAAAATTTCAGTGACAGTCCACAATCTTGCCTGCTACGGACACAAAGCCCAGACCAATATCCCAACAAAAACTTGCTGCCGGctcttcattttgaaaaagtggtttgttcaacattaaaaaaaaattgtaaacgaAATCCTAAAATAGATTGGGAGAAGCTCAAGGAATTTATATCCAGTGGAAATTTTAGACTACAGAATATAATTGGCAGGAAAATGGGCCTAGACTGTGTAGATATTCTCAGTGAACTCTTTCGAAGGGGACTCAAACATCTCTTAGGAAATATTTTGACACAGCTCAGTGATATGGACTTAATCAA TGTGTCTAAAGTGAGCACAACTTGGAAGAAGATTCTAGAAGATGATAAGGGGGCATTGCAGTTGTACAATAATGCAATACAAAGAATTACC gaaaagaaCATTAAGTTTTCACCACACGCTTCAACCAGAGACTATGTTTTATTCAGAACCCCATTAGTATCTGTGCAAAAGTCAGCCACCCAGACTCTCCCCAAAAAAGAAGCTCGAACCAAGTTACCTGATCCAGGTGATCAGAAAGGTTCTACTTACAGTCGACACAGTGAATTCTCTGag gcTGCCAgaactttgaaaaagaatgagaGCCTCAAAGCCTGTATTCGCTGTAATTCACCTGCAAAATACGATTGTTATTTACAACGGGCAACCTGTAAACGAGAGGGCTGTGGATTTGATTATTGCACAAGGTGCCTGTGTAATTATCATACCACTGAAGACTGTTCAAATGGCAAGCCCCTAAAAGCCAGTTATAAAATGGGTCCTTTGCCTGGTACtaagaaaagcaagaagaatTTACGACGA